A stretch of DNA from Campylobacter concisus:
ATAAATTCTCATAGTCAAAACTTAAGTGGTTTAGATAACACCGCCAAAGACATCATCCTGTCAGGTCACTCATTAGGAGGTCATCTAGCTCAAATATATGCAGTAACTTTCAAAGATAGCGGAGTAAAAGAACTTTATACTTATAACGCTCCAGGAATTTATGGTGGCATATTAGCTTCAGCTTTTACTTGGAGCTTAAGGCTTCTTAGCTTTGTGGCTAAAGCCATAGCAAAAGGTGCAAGATGGATAGCAAGAGTCATAGACAAAGATGGCTTTATAGGAAAGATGGTAGGCTCAGTCTTTAACAAGATAAAAGGTATGTTTGGCTTTAAAGATGATAAGAGCAGCGTAGATGAATACGTAGATGTAGTTAAAAATAATGAACAAGCTCAAAAGACTCTTGCAGATAAAAAGGTGAGCTCTAATATCAATAAAGCTAGCAAAGAAAAAGATATAGACATAGAGATACATCACATAGAGAGCGTTAAACAAAGTATCAATAGAGATGAAGATAGCTTTTCGAAAGATGTGGCTGTTTTGATAGAACCTACCTTTTCAGTAATATCTGATCTAGGCTATAAGCTAGGCATAGATACAACTGGCGAAGTAAAGTATGAAAATACTGAGAATAGACACTTGGTGAATATATTAATTAGATCTCACTTTTTAAAAGAGAGCGTTTTGGTTTTATATATGTTGTGCTATCTTTTAGAAAACAAAGAAAATGAAGCAAAAATAGAAGGCAAAGATATAGCTGAAGCACTTGATTATCTAAATGAATATATCCAGTCGCTTAAATTTAAACTAAAATGCATAAGATCGAAGTTAAATTTAGATGTAAATATAGATGATATAAGTGATGCTTCTATGCTAGATACACCTTTATATATCTTTTATGCTTATTTAAATCTCTTTTACGAATATGGCAAATTTGGTGATGAAAATTTTAAGCAAGATATGGTCGGGTATATAATAGAAAATTTAGGCAGCATCATAAATAAAAATAGCAACAAAGATGCACATCTAGTAAAGATACTAGATATAGATGATCTAGATAAACTAGATGCGACAAAGATAGTAAGTGACGCTCGAGCTGGCGATATAGATATGCTAGTGGCTATTTGTGCTTTGAATTTATTTGTATTTGAAAAAAAGATAGATGTAAATGAACTTGGTAAATACTTCTCTTATAGCAAAAACATCTATAAAAATATAACGATACTACGAGACAATAGAGTGGATATAGCGGAGGCTAGCATCTTCGTAAAAGATAGAATAGATATGCTAAAGAGCATAATAAATCTAAAATATGCGGATCTAGCAAAGCTAAAAGAAAATGAAAATTTCTTGGCTAGCATAGACTCTAAGGATATAAGCTCTAGCGATGAAGCCATAGTAATAGCTAATAATAAATCCGCTCAAAATAATGATGATGTAGCTTACAATAATAAAGTGGCAACCGATGATATAAAAGCTCTTATGAATGAGAGCGTGGGGAGTATCTTTTATAAAAACAACGATACCCTTAGTGTAAGTGCAGTGGATAAAAGTATAGTCGATGTTGAGGTATTAAAGGAGATATTTAAGCTAGATAGTAAAAATATGAATCAAAGAATATATCTAAACTCTGCTCTTTTGTCTAAAGCCAATGAAGAGGAGGATTATCCACTTTATTTTAAAGACGAAAAATATAATAGTGACGAGAATATACCTCTAAATTTTACTCATCAGCCAAGAGATGAGGATAAAGATATAGGAAGGCTAAATGTTGCTTATAGAAATTCTCAAGCAAATATATTAAATTATTCACTACTAAATAAGAGTCTAAATATCAATCTAAAACCAATGAGCAAAAAGACCAAAGAGGCTCTTTTAAATTTAAATCAAAAGCAAAATTTACAAAAAGATAATCAATCTAAAGAAATTTCATCCACTGCGACTTCATGCCCTGTCATAGAAGACGACACTATCATTTGCCCACATGGTGGTCATGTGATCTTAAAAAGTAGGGCAGGTAGAAGCATAAGATCAGACGATCAAGGCGTGATACTTGATGTTGATTTTATAAACTCGCCAATAGTAGGCTGCTCAGCTAGGACTCCATGCGTCATAGTAGCTTATGTACCAAGATCGGCACTTAGTCTAAAAAGTATGAACGATCACTACGCTGTAATGCAAGATCTAGTGCCAAACTGCCTAAGCAACACCGGTTCTTCGCTAAGGTGCATAAAAAAAGAGAATAAACTAAAACTAGAGCATAGTTTAAGTAACCCTATGTTTGAGAATAATAACCTTGCCGTACAAAATCCAAATTTAAATAAGCCATTGATCAGACTTCATATAAAAGCTTTTGCTTCCCAAATAGATAATCTTTTGGTAACTACCTATTATCTATTTGATAAAAAATTTGAAGATAAAAATGGCTTTGGCAAGATCAAACTCAATTTAGATGAGGGAAGAGACGTAGAGGATAAGAATTTAAAGACTCTTTTAGCGGATAATTATGACGATAAGCGTTACGACATCAAAGAATTTAAACTAAGATATGGAGTGGATAAACTGAATTTGATATTTGTAGTTCCAAAGAATTTTAGCTCTCTTGATAAAGAGAACTACAAAAAGGCAAATAGCCCGGAAATCGGGGTAGGCTTTTTTGCCAGTTTAGATGAATTTAATAGTTCTAATATAGAAAAGAATAGACGTACTTACACTTATGTTTTTATGTCTCCAACTGGAGCTAAAAGCATAGAGCTTGAGATAGCTAAAGGGCTAGATAGTGGCTATACAAATGACATAAATACAACTAGCTTTGTAATGCTTGTTAGTTGATAAATTTAAAGAGAGGGATCGTTCTTGAGATTAGATAATACAAAAATTATTAGAAGCATAGAAGACTTGCTTGACGCATTTGATGTTTTTGCTGATAAATATCAAAACATAACATTTTATTGTCGCGATTTAAACCATTTTCATGATACCAATATATTAAATGGAGATGCTTTATATAACAAGACAATCGCGAGGCTATACAATCACAAGAAAGCCAATAAAAATGTGCTTATAAAAACATATAAGTATTTAGAAAAGTCAAATTTATTTAAAAGTGAAAAAGCTGTTAACACAACCAATAAGATAGCAATCAAAGATATTGATATAGATGTAGAGGTTCTTAGTAAAGAACAAGATGTAATAGCAGAATTCGTAAAAGAGCTAATAGAACTTGCAAATAATGGTAGAAGCAAAGACAATAAGATTAAAAATTTTGACGATGCATCTAGCCAGTTGGTATCTAACTATAAAAATATAGAGACAA
This window harbors:
- a CDS encoding Mbeg1-like protein gives rise to the protein MQTKKSNKELINCFKDYIDIADASYAMLHNVFENERNGLDELYDKFGKDNVPENIVNSYREDEIKKPVWRYADDVIKGDTIEELSEKAKNNGRNFGDPTAYALCIEARFMADKVVKKPVGKNGEIKDIKIDNDVKNFIYYDKDTKEQRLLVGKDEIYKLSPRTKLFVNRYELVKHIPNQKSGFSSTIFYDTLKSNYIIGFRGTEMKINDLLDDAFMAITSRALMQISALKSLQSSMQEAINSHSQNLSGLDNTAKDIILSGHSLGGHLAQIYAVTFKDSGVKELYTYNAPGIYGGILASAFTWSLRLLSFVAKAIAKGARWIARVIDKDGFIGKMVGSVFNKIKGMFGFKDDKSSVDEYVDVVKNNEQAQKTLADKKVSSNINKASKEKDIDIEIHHIESVKQSINRDEDSFSKDVAVLIEPTFSVISDLGYKLGIDTTGEVKYENTENRHLVNILIRSHFLKESVLVLYMLCYLLENKENEAKIEGKDIAEALDYLNEYIQSLKFKLKCIRSKLNLDVNIDDISDASMLDTPLYIFYAYLNLFYEYGKFGDENFKQDMVGYIIENLGSIINKNSNKDAHLVKILDIDDLDKLDATKIVSDARAGDIDMLVAICALNLFVFEKKIDVNELGKYFSYSKNIYKNITILRDNRVDIAEASIFVKDRIDMLKSIINLKYADLAKLKENENFLASIDSKDISSSDEAIVIANNKSAQNNDDVAYNNKVATDDIKALMNESVGSIFYKNNDTLSVSAVDKSIVDVEVLKEIFKLDSKNMNQRIYLNSALLSKANEEEDYPLYFKDEKYNSDENIPLNFTHQPRDEDKDIGRLNVAYRNSQANILNYSLLNKSLNINLKPMSKKTKEALLNLNQKQNLQKDNQSKEISSTATSCPVIEDDTIICPHGGHVILKSRAGRSIRSDDQGVILDVDFINSPIVGCSARTPCVIVAYVPRSALSLKSMNDHYAVMQDLVPNCLSNTGSSLRCIKKENKLKLEHSLSNPMFENNNLAVQNPNLNKPLIRLHIKAFASQIDNLLVTTYYLFDKKFEDKNGFGKIKLNLDEGRDVEDKNLKTLLADNYDDKRYDIKEFKLRYGVDKLNLIFVVPKNFSSLDKENYKKANSPEIGVGFFASLDEFNSSNIEKNRRTYTYVFMSPTGAKSIELEIAKGLDSGYTNDINTTSFVMLVS